The region TTGCGCAGCGTCAGGTGTTCCATCCCCTGCCCCGGCGCGTCGGCTTCTTCGCGGGCCTGGAGGATCACCCCGTGGTGCGGCGACTTGCTGCACACCGGGTCGGCATTTTCGGCATCGCCGGTGAGCATGAATGCCTGGCAGCGACAGCCACCGAGGTCTTTGTGTTTTTCATCGCAGGAGCGGCACGGTTCCTTCATCCAGTCGTCGCCGCGAAAGCGGTTGAAACCGAAAGAATCGGTCCAGATGTGTTCGATGCTGTGCTCGCGCACGTTGGGAAACTGCACCGGTAACTGCCGGGCGCTGTGGCACGGCAACGCGGTGCCGTCCGGGGTGATGTCGAGAAACAGGTTGGCCCAGCCGTTCATGCAGGTTTTCGGGCGCTCTTCGTAGTAGTCCGGGGTGACGAAAATCAACTTGCACGGGTGGCCCTGAGCCTCAAGCCGTTCGCGGTATTCATTGGTAACGCGCTCAGCGCGCTGCAATTGCTCGCGGGTCGGCAACAGACCGACGCGGTTGAGTTCGGCCCAACCATAGAACTGACAGGTGGCCAGTTCGACAAAATCCGCCTCCAGTTCCAGGCATAAGTCGATGATGCGGTCGATGCGGTCGATGTTGTGCCGGTGAGTGACGAAGTTCAGCACCATCGGGTAGCCCTGGGCTTTCACGGCGCGAGCCATGGCGAGTTTCTGGGCGAAGGCCTTGCGTGAGCCGGCGAGCATGTTGTTCACCGCTTCATCGGCAGCCTGAAAGCTGATCTGAATATGGTCGAGCCCGGCGATCTTGAAGTCACGGACCTTCTGCTCGGTCAGGCCAATGCCGGAGGTGATCAGGTTGGTGTAGTAGCCCATGTCCCGCGCGGCTTTGATCAGCTCGGCCAGGTCCTGGCGCACCAAAGGTTCGCCACCGGAAAACCCCAGTTGCGCGGCGCCCATGTCCCGAGCCTCGCGGAATACGCGAATCCATTCTTCGGTGCTCAGTTCCTCACCTTGCTGGGCAAAGTCCAGCGGATTGGAGCAATACGGACATTGCAGCGGGCAGCGATAGGTCAGCTCCGCCAACAGCCACAGCGGCGGGCCGGGCGGCTGATGAATCAGGCTCACAGGGCAATCCCCCGGTGCCAGACGTTTTCGGTGGTGACGGTGTGATACGGCGGCCGTTCCAGTTCGTAGGCCATGCTCATCGCATCGAGCATGCTCCACAGTACGTCGAGCTTGAATTGGAGGATTTCCAGCATCCGTTGCTGACCGTCGACGGTGACGTAATGGGCCAGGGTGATGCGCAAACCGTGCTCGACATCGCGCCGCGCCTGGCTCAGCCGGGTGCGGAAATAATCGTAGCCGCCAGCGTCGATCCATGGGTAATGGGTCGGCCAGGCGTCGAGTCGGGATTGGTGGATCTGCGGGGCAAACAGTTCGGTCAGGGAACTGCTGGCTGCTTCCTGCCAGCAGGCGCGACGGGCGAAATTGACGTAGGCGTCCACGGCAAACCGTACGCCCGGGAGCACCAACTCTTGAGAGAGGATTTGTTCGCGGTCCAGCCCCACGGCTTCGCCCAGCCGCAGCCAGGCTTCGATCCCGCCTTCGCTGCCGGGCACGCCGTCGTGGTCGAGAATCCGTTGCAGCCACTCCCGACGCACGTCGCGGTCCGGGCAGTTGGCGAGGATCGCGGCGTCCTTGAGCGGGATGTTGACCTGGTAGTAGAAGCGATTGGCGACCCAGCCTTGAATCTGCTCGCGGCTGGCACGGCCGGCGTACATGGCTTGGTGGAAGGGGTGATGGATGTGGTAATAGGCGCCTTTGGCGCGCAGGGCGGCTTCGAATTCGCTGGGGGACATTGGGGTGTTGGTCATTGCGATTCTCCGAATTTCGCGGTGGCTGGGCTGGCCTCATCGCGAGCAAGCTCGCTCCCACATTGGATCTGCTGCGCACACAAGCCCCCTGTGGGAGCGAGCTTGCTCGCGATAAGGCCGCCCGCTACAGCTCAATACTCATGCCGTCATAAGCCACTTCCACCCCACGCCGCTCCAGCAACGCCCGCTCCGCGGAATTTGCATCGAGGATCGGATTGGTGTTGTTAATGTGGATCAGCACCTTGCGCTGGCGGGTGAACCCTTCAAGGATTTCAAGCATCCCGCCAGCACCGCTTTGCGGCAGATGCCCCATTTCACTGCCCAGGCTCTGCCCGA is a window of Pseudomonas sp. 10S4 DNA encoding:
- the pqqE gene encoding pyrroloquinoline quinone biosynthesis protein PqqE — protein: MSLIHQPPGPPLWLLAELTYRCPLQCPYCSNPLDFAQQGEELSTEEWIRVFREARDMGAAQLGFSGGEPLVRQDLAELIKAARDMGYYTNLITSGIGLTEQKVRDFKIAGLDHIQISFQAADEAVNNMLAGSRKAFAQKLAMARAVKAQGYPMVLNFVTHRHNIDRIDRIIDLCLELEADFVELATCQFYGWAELNRVGLLPTREQLQRAERVTNEYRERLEAQGHPCKLIFVTPDYYEERPKTCMNGWANLFLDITPDGTALPCHSARQLPVQFPNVREHSIEHIWTDSFGFNRFRGDDWMKEPCRSCDEKHKDLGGCRCQAFMLTGDAENADPVCSKSPHHGVILQAREEADAPGQGMEHLTLRNEKASRLIYRG
- the pqqC gene encoding pyrroloquinoline-quinone synthase PqqC, with the protein product MTNTPMSPSEFEAALRAKGAYYHIHHPFHQAMYAGRASREQIQGWVANRFYYQVNIPLKDAAILANCPDRDVRREWLQRILDHDGVPGSEGGIEAWLRLGEAVGLDREQILSQELVLPGVRFAVDAYVNFARRACWQEAASSSLTELFAPQIHQSRLDAWPTHYPWIDAGGYDYFRTRLSQARRDVEHGLRITLAHYVTVDGQQRMLEILQFKLDVLWSMLDAMSMAYELERPPYHTVTTENVWHRGIAL